TCACCCAGTCCGGCTTCGCGTGGCCACCGACGGCGATCGCATCGCTCTCCTCGTACACTCGAGCCAGCTCCTCGATCCAGTCGGCCTCGGCGACGGCGTCGTCGTCGATGAAGGCCACGACCTCGCCGGTCGCGATCTCCGCCCCCCTCGTCCGGCTGTAAGAGATGCCCTGGTTTGCCTCGTTACAGTGGAGGACGACGCCCTCGAGGCCGCCGAAATCCTCGCGGACGCGTTCGAAGACGGGTTCGTTTCCGTCGACGACGATGACGACCTCGAGCGGTTCGTACGTCTGAGCGAGGACGCTCTCGACGCACTCCGAAAAGACGTCGTAGCGCTCCATCGCGTAGGTACAGATGACGACGGAGACGTTCATCGGCTTCGGGTTGCCGTGATCGGTCAATAAGCCTTGTCTTTCACCGACGCTGATGACGTGCGAGTGCTGGCACCCGAAACATGAAAGCGCCGCGAATAGATGACAACATTTATTCGCTACATCCCTCTGGTGAGAGCTAATGAGTACCGACACCGAACACGTCGAGGAGGGCACCGAGGCGTCCCTCATCGAAACGTGGGAAGAGTGGTATCACGTGCCCGTTCTCGGTGCCGTGATGCTGTTCATGTTCTGGGTGCGGACCCAGGCGTACGATCGATTCGTCACCGACGATGGGTCCCCCGCTCTGGCTGCGGTCGACTCGTGGTATCATTGGCGGACGGTCCAGTGGACCGCTGAAAACTATCCCTACACGATGCCGTATGACGTCTGGACGGGGTTCCCGGACGGCCGATACGTCGGTCAGTTCGGTACGCTGTTCGACCAACTCATCGTCACGGCCGCGATGATCGTCGGCCTCGGCGATCCGTCCACCGAGACCCTCTACACCGTTTCGTTGCTCGCCGTCCCCGTCATGGCCGCACTGGTCGCGATTCCCGTCTTCTACATGGGACGGCGACTCGGCGGGACTATTGGCGGGATCGTCTCCGTCGTCGTTCTCGCGCTCGCGCCCGGGACGTTCCTCTACCGGTCGACCGTGGGACAACTCCAGCACCACGTCGCCGAAGTGCTGTTCATGGCGATCGCGGTGCTGGCCATGATGGTCGCCCTGCGGGTGGCCGAACAGAAACGGCCGATCTATGAACTGCTGGTCGACGGAGATTGGGACACACTCCAGAAACCTGCATTGTACAGCGTTCTCGCAGGGTTCGCACTGACGCTGTACATCTGGGTCTGGCCGCCCGGAGTCGTCCTGATCGGTATCTTTGGCGCGTTCTTTGCCGTTCAACTCTGCATCGACTACGTTCGTGGTGTGTCACCAGATCACGTGGCGTTCGTCGGCGCGGTCAGCCTCGGATTGACGGCGATCTCCACGGCGATACTGATCGAAGAGCCGGGGACGAGTGTCACGAGTTTCGGTTACCTCCAACCGGTTTCGGCAGCCCTCGTCGCTATTGGTTGTGTCTTCATGGCCTGGTTTGCTCGCCAGTGGGACGGTCTGGACGTTGATCGTCGATACTATCCAGGTGCGATCGCGGGGCTCATATTCGTCGCGTTCGGTGCGATGGCGATCGTCCTGCCGGACTTCTTCAGCACGTTCGTGTCGAATCTCCAGGGCCGCGTGCTTCCGATCGGTGAACGTGGCGCAGATCTTACCATCGCTGAAGCTCAACCGCCGCCGAACTACCCACAACACGTCTTTGACGAGTTTGGTGCGGCCTTTTACACTATGGTAGTGGGCCTCCTCTTCCTCGGGGCCCGCTCCGTGATCGGCCGTGAGCACCGCGCTGAGTACACGCTAATCGCTGTCTGGACGCTATTCCTGATCAGCATGTCGATGACTCAGATCCGCTTCGCGTACTACCTCGTGCTCGCGGTCGCGGTCGTCAACGCGGTCTTCATCGCGGACGGGATCCGGTTGCTCAACGTCTCTGGAAGCGTCCACTCGATCCGCAACCTCGAGACGTACCAGATCATCGCCCTGGTAATGGTCGTCATGCTCCTGTTCGCGCCGCTGTTGCCGCCGATCGCCGCCGGAAACACCGCGTGGGATCGTGCTGAGATGACCGGCCCCAGCGGCGATGCGATGACCTGGGAAGAGGCCAACGAGTGGCTCCAGGGTAACACCCCCGAACCCGGCGCCTGGGGCGGAGCGGACAACGCGTCCGAACTCGAGTACTACGGCGTCTATGAGTACCCCGAGGACGGGAACTACGAGTATCCCGTGGGGGCCTACGGCGTCATGTCGTGGTGGGATTACGGCCACCTGGTAACGGTCCAGGGTGAACGCATCCCACACTCGAACCCGTTCCAGCAGAACGCTCGCCCCTCCTCGGCGTTCCTCACCGCCCAGGACGAAGCGCGCGCCGAGTTGATCCTCGACGCCATCGCAGCGGGCGAGTCGCCCACCGACGAGTCCACCGCGGAACTCGAGTCGATCGTCGCCGACGCCGACGACTCCCACGAGGAGATCCGGTACGTGATGATCGATCACGAGATGGCCGGCGGGAAGTTCAACGCGATCACGCAGTGGACCGGCCCGGAGTACGACTCCTACATCGAACAGCGGCCGTACGTGATTCAGGGCCAGGAACAGCCGCTCTGGGTGTCGAGTGACGATTACTACGACACCACGCTCGCGTCGCTGTATCTCGACGACGCCACCGGAATGGAACACTACCGGCTGGTCCACGAGAACGACGACTACGCGATCGTCGGCGCGATGGCTGAACCAGGGACGCAGATCCCCCGTCCACAGTACTCACTGGCGTTGCGCGAGTACGGCCTCGAATCGACCTGGGGTAACGAGACCATGTACTGGCAACAGCAACTCGCTCAGGCGGAGGCCAACGGCGACATCTATCAGGAACTCGGCACCCCGATCTGGCAGGGAGAGGTAGTCTCGACGGTGAAGACGTTCGAACGGGTCGAGGGAGCGACGCTCACCGGCTCCCTCGAGGATCTCGAGGGAGACGTCGATCTCGAGGGCGCGGCGGTCACCGCACGCGCCCAGTTCGAGACCGAACCCGGTCGAACGTTCGTCTACGAGCAAGACGGCGTCGTCGAGGACGGAACGTTCGAACTCACCGTCTCGTACGCGACGAACGACGAACTCGGGCCGGAAGACGGCTACACAGCCAGTAGCGTCGAGGCGCCCGAGCCGTACGCGGTCATCGTCACGACCGAGGACGGCGAACAGTACGTCGCCGAGATCGAAGTGCCCGAGACGGCGGTCGTCGACGGCGAGACCGTCGACGTCGACGACTTCACGTCGATCGACGAGTTGGTCTCGCCGCCGGAGGAGACCATCGACGAAGCCGAAGACGAAGACGAGGTCGCCGACGAGGCCGACGGTGATGTTGACGACACCGACGAAGACGCAGCGGCCGACGAGACTGATGAAGACGAAGCTGACGACGACACGGCCGAGGACGACGAAACCGACGACACCGCTTCGATCACGTCGCCCGGTGTCGTCCTCGCGGGCTGAGTCTGGTCGGTTTTCGTTCACGAACGCTTCGTCGGAGAGAGGGTGGATGGCTTCGTGACTCGCACCGAGAGGCCGTTACTCGCCACTGAGAAGTGAGGTTGCGCTGCGTACGTGACTGCACACCAGGGTAACAGTTACCCTCCTGTCGGTAGAACTGGCGGACGATTCTCATGCGCTTTGAAAATCGAATCGCGATCGTCACCGGCGGTGCCAGCGGCATCGGCGAAGGAATCGCAGCCGTCCTCTCGAGCGCCGGCGCGACGGTTGTCATCGCCGACGTCGACGAGGCGGCAGCCGAGCGTGCGGCCGCAGAGCTACCCGGCGAGGCGATGGCGGTCGGCGTCGACGTGACCGATCCCGCCGAGACGGCGGCGCTGGCCGAAACCGTCGTCGACGAGTACGGACGAATCGACGTGCTGTGTGCCAACGCCGGCATCTTCCCGTCGGCAACCATCGAGGAACTGACCGTCGACGACTGGGACGAGGTCTTCGACGTCAACGCGAAAGGGGTGTTCCTCTCGGTGAAGGCGTGTCTCCCTGAGATGCGAGCGCAGGACTACGGCCGGATCGTGATCACGTCCTCGATTACTGGGCCGATGGTCGGCTACCCCGGCTGGACCCACTACGCCGCGACCAAGGCGGGCGTCCTCGGATTCATGCGGACGGCCGCCCTCGAGGTCGCTGCGTCCGACATCACCGTCAACGCCGTCCTCCCTGGCAACATCGAGACCGGCGGGCTCGACGACCTCGGTGAGGAGTATCTCGAGAAGATGCGCAACTCGATCCCGAAGGGCGAACTCGGCACCCCCGAGGACATCGGCCACGCAGTGGCGTACCTCGCCTCCGAGGAGGCTGGCTACGTCACCGGGACCTCGATCGTCGTCGACGGCGGCCAGACGCTTCCGGAGTCCCAGCTCGCCCTCGAGGAGATCGGCGAGTAGCCGACCCGGTCGTTCGATTCGGCCCGACTCCGGCCCGCTCGAGTCGAATCGCGCCGCCGTCTCGACTCGAGTTGGTGACGGTACGGGCTCGTGGATGCGTTGCTCTCGGGGTCGCGTACCGGGAGGAGAAAAAGCGTCGTCACTCCGTTCGTGACGTCTTTGAGAAGCATGCCCGGGGAGGGCTCAGGGCCCCGAACCACGGAAATTCCTTCGGAATTTCCTGCCTCACGCTCGCTGGCGCTCGCGTGAGACCTACCGGGTTCTCCGCCTCCCGGGCATTTTCGGCGTTGCCACTCCTCTTCGAGTCGTGGCGTCGTCGAAAATGCCCGGGGAGGGCTCCGAACCCTCGATCTCCGCATGTCCCAGGTCCGAGGCTCGGCAGAGTCCTCGAGGGGACACGGAGGCTTCCAAGGCGAAACCGCACCGAATCTCTGAACCCTATGAGTGCGGCGCTATGTCCAGCTAAGCCACCCGGGCTCATTCGTTCGTTGTCGGGTGGCTTTCTTTAAGCTTCTCATTCGCCTCGCGCGTGCGGCGAGCACCCACGGATTTATCACAGAGTCTTCCCAACGTCGCTCTATGAGTGTTCCCGGTATCGTACAGTCTACTCTCGACGGCGAGGAGGTCGCGAGCAGCGTCTCCCTCGGCGGCGAAGACGAACTCTTCATCACCCCATCGCGGTCGATCATCTACCGCGCCGAAGGATTACTCAGCGACGAGTCTATCGACGAATTCCCCCACGAGGCTGATCGGCTCACCCTCTCTGAGGGGCGGCGAAAGACGCGCCTTTCACTCGAGTACCCACTCGAGGGGACGCGCGAGTTCACGATCCCGTCGAGCCGGACTGACGCAGTGCTCCACCCTGTCCTCGCGGGCGTGCTGAGTGGCAACGGCATCACGGAAGCGGGGGAGACGGTCCAGCAGACCTATCAGTTCAGTGAGCTGACGCTGATCGTCACCAGCGAACGGCTGGTCAAGCATATCGGTGAGGCCGTCTGGGACGACGATTACGAGGAGTACCACTTCGACGACGTGACGAACCTCTCGTTCGAAGAGGGCAGCGTCGCTACCCAGATCGTCCTCGAGGTCGGCGGCCGCCAGCAGCGGATCAAAGCGCCGAACGAACAGGCGACGGACGTGCGCAACCGGCTCGAGTACGCGCTGTTCGAGTACCACGACGTCCACTCGCTCGAGGAACTGAACGACCACCTCGGGGCCGAAGCGGAGAGCGAGGCCGACTCCCGTGAGGATCCAGCCATGGCGTTCGGCGACGGCGTCGAGCCGCTCGGGTCGAGCGCCGCCGAGGCGGAGGACGGAACCGACGCGACCGATGCCGTTCTGCCAGACGACCCGCTCACCGGAACGTCGACCACCGGCGGCGCTGCCGACTCGAGCGACGTCGACGCAGGATCGGCGGCCCTCGCGGGCAGTAGCGGGGTCGGTACAGCCGGCGACGCGTCCGAGACGGCCACCACGGTTTCCTCCGGCGAGGAGTTCGAAAACAGTGGGTTCGAGCCCGCCAGTCCGCGGACGGATCCCGAGTTGCTCGAGCGACTCGAGTCGCTCGAGGAGACCGTCGCCAGCCAGACCGACCTCCTCGAGCGCCAACAGGAGACGATCGAACAGCTAATCGAGGAGCTCAGACTCGGTCGCTGAGCGTGGCGACACCGGCAGGTGACGCGTTCGGTCGCGGCGGCAGCCGTCTGCGGCCGCTCATTCACGTCCCGTGACCTTTCGAATGCACGAGGAGCCGAACGGGCCGAGTTCTCCGGACTCGAGTTTGATGAAGTGGCCGGTCGAGAGGCTCGAGCCACAGCGTTCGCACGTGAACTCGCCCTCGCGCGTGATCACGTCCTGTCCGAACCGGACGTAGGCTCGGCTCTTCGGACGGATAATGCCGTCCTCGCGCTCGACGATCCCTCGCAACTCGGCCTCGTCGAGGATCGTTCGCGTCACCGCCGGATCGTTCGTCACGAGTTCGATCCGATCGACGACGGCCGCGAGCGACAGCTCCTCGTGTTCGAGGTGCTCGAGGAGCTCGAGCCCGCGTTCGACGCGCTCGTCCATCGGTGGGTGTGTTGGAGCGAGCGAGTTAAACGTTGTGTCGTCGGTCACGGCCTCACGAGAGTCACAAAAGCTTCAACGGTCGGGACCGAACCGCGGTCGATGGCTTCGTCGCTGCCGACTCGAGCGCTCGCCGGTGCGGTCGTCCTCGGCGTCGTCGTCGCGGCGGGCGTGGTCGGTTCGCCGTCGGGGACGCTTTCGACGCTCGAGGTGGTCGCGGACGATCCGTACCTGTTCGGGCTCGTGGTCGCGGGGCTCTACCTCGTCCGGCCGTTGCTGGCGTGGCCGACCACTCCGCTCGCGGTCGTCGTCGGCTACGGCTACGGCATCACCCTCGGCGTCCCGGTCGCACTCGTGGGCGTCGTCTTCACGGTGATTCCGGTCTTTCTCGCGGTTCGCTGGGTCACCGACGGCGCGACGACGTTCGGGAGTGGTCCCCTCGGCACCACGCTCGAGCTGACGGGCGAGGCCGTGACCCGGTACTACGAGACGACCGGGCCGGTCCGGGGCGTGACGGTCTCTCGACTCGCGCCGATCCCCTCGGACGTCTCGACGGCAGCGGCAGCGGCCAGCGGCGTGCGGCTCCGGCACCTCGTCGTCGGGACGGCGGTCGGCGAACTCCCGTGGACGGTCGCCGGCGTCGTCGTCGGCGCCTCGGCGGCGACCATCGCGACCGCCGGCCTCGGCGAACTCGGTGTCGCACTGACGGTCGCGTGTCTGTTCGCCGCCGCGATCTTGCTCGCGGGCCCGGCCTATCGGCTGGCACGCGGTCGTCTCGTCCGGCCGCAGTCGGGGTAGTCGGGCTCGAGGCTGCGTTTTGGTTCCTGAAATTGGGTTGGGGCAGATTTGAACTCCGCCCGAGAACCTGCGCCTATGGCGCAGAACCTCGGTCTAGTTCGAATCTGCACAACGTCACGAAGTTGCGCCTCACGAATTTGTTCGGCGCAAAAGTAGTGGGTTGGGGCAGATTTGAACCGAAGGAAGACGTTCTTGCTCGCTCACTTCGTTCGCTGCGCGAGCTGCGACTTCCAGGGTTCAAACTGCGAAAACAATTTCTGACGGAACGGACGACTCGCTTCGCTCGTCGTCTGTTGTTCCGTCAGAAATGGGTTGGGGCAGATTTGAACTGCCGGCCTCCTCCATGTCAAGGAGGTGTCATAACCAGACTAGACCACCAACCCGCCTGGCTTGCTTTTCGTCTGCAATCAATCGTTGCCCGCCACCGTAATTGAAGGTTTCGAATCGGGGGCCGTGCGCGAATCGTCCGCACGGAAACGACGACGATACGTTTAAGTTGATGTACGGATTTGGGCATCGTAAGACAATAGCGTACATTGGTGTCCCTATGAAGGAATACGTCGAACGCGTCACGGACGGCCAGGACCTGACGCAGACGGAGGCTCGAGCGGCCTCGAGAGCGGTGTTCGAGGACGCGACGGAGGCACAGATCGGCGCACTGCTGACGGCGTTGCGCGCGAAAGGTGAGACGGAAGCCGAGATCGCCGGCTTCGGCGAAGGGATGCGGGCGGTCGCCCGGCGCATCGACCCAGACCGGGAGCCGCTGGTCGATACGTGTGGGACGGGTGGGGACGACCACGACACGATCAACGTCTCGACGACGAGCGCGATCGTCGCCGCCGGGGCGGGTGTTCCGATCGCCAAACACGGCAACTACTCGGTGTCGTCGTCCTCGGGAAGCGCGGACGTCCTCGAGGAAGTCGGCGTCGAGGTCGAGGCCGAACCGCCGGCGGTCGAGCAGGCGATCGAGGACGACGGCATCGGCTTCATGCTCGCGCCGGTGTTCCACCCTGCGATGGCCGCAGTGATCGGCCCGCGCAAGGAACTCGGGATGCGGACGATCTTCAACGTCCTCGGGCCGCTGACCAACCCGGCGGGTGCGGACGCACAGGTCGTCGGCGTCTACGACCCCGACCTCGTGCCCGTCGTCGCGCGGGCGCTCTCGCGGATGGCCGTCGAGCGCGCGCTCGTCGTCCACGGCGACGGCACCGACGAGATCGCCATCCACGGGGAGACGGTCGTCGCCGAGGTAACGAGGGACGACGTCGAGACGTACACCCTCGAGCCCGCCGATCTCGGCCTCGAGCGCCGGTCGATCGACGCTATCGCGGGCGGCTCGCCTGCGGCGAACGCGGCCGACCTGCGTGGCATCGTCGAGGGCGACGTCGAGGGCGCGAAACGCGACGTCATCCTCGCGAACGCGGGGGCGGCGATCTACGTCGCCGGCGCGGTCCACTCGCTCGAGGAGGGAGCCGAACGCGCACGCGACGCGATCGCCGACGGCGAGGCGGCGGCGAAGCTCGAACGGCTTCGCGCGAGCGCCCCGGAGGCACGATGACGCGGGTGAAAGTCTGTGGCGTCACCCGCGAG
This portion of the Natronobeatus ordinarius genome encodes:
- the fabG gene encoding 3-oxoacyl-ACP reductase FabG; this translates as MRFENRIAIVTGGASGIGEGIAAVLSSAGATVVIADVDEAAAERAAAELPGEAMAVGVDVTDPAETAALAETVVDEYGRIDVLCANAGIFPSATIEELTVDDWDEVFDVNAKGVFLSVKACLPEMRAQDYGRIVITSSITGPMVGYPGWTHYAATKAGVLGFMRTAALEVAASDITVNAVLPGNIETGGLDDLGEEYLEKMRNSIPKGELGTPEDIGHAVAYLASEEAGYVTGTSIVVDGGQTLPESQLALEEIGE
- a CDS encoding DUF5830 family protein, which gives rise to MDERVERGLELLEHLEHEELSLAAVVDRIELVTNDPAVTRTILDEAELRGIVEREDGIIRPKSRAYVRFGQDVITREGEFTCERCGSSLSTGHFIKLESGELGPFGSSCIRKVTGRE
- a CDS encoding DUF7115 domain-containing protein, with product MSVPGIVQSTLDGEEVASSVSLGGEDELFITPSRSIIYRAEGLLSDESIDEFPHEADRLTLSEGRRKTRLSLEYPLEGTREFTIPSSRTDAVLHPVLAGVLSGNGITEAGETVQQTYQFSELTLIVTSERLVKHIGEAVWDDDYEEYHFDDVTNLSFEEGSVATQIVLEVGGRQQRIKAPNEQATDVRNRLEYALFEYHDVHSLEELNDHLGAEAESEADSREDPAMAFGDGVEPLGSSAAEAEDGTDATDAVLPDDPLTGTSTTGGAADSSDVDAGSAALAGSSGVGTAGDASETATTVSSGEEFENSGFEPASPRTDPELLERLESLEETVASQTDLLERQQETIEQLIEELRLGR
- a CDS encoding oligosaccharyl transferase, archaeosortase A system-associated, with amino-acid sequence MSTDTEHVEEGTEASLIETWEEWYHVPVLGAVMLFMFWVRTQAYDRFVTDDGSPALAAVDSWYHWRTVQWTAENYPYTMPYDVWTGFPDGRYVGQFGTLFDQLIVTAAMIVGLGDPSTETLYTVSLLAVPVMAALVAIPVFYMGRRLGGTIGGIVSVVVLALAPGTFLYRSTVGQLQHHVAEVLFMAIAVLAMMVALRVAEQKRPIYELLVDGDWDTLQKPALYSVLAGFALTLYIWVWPPGVVLIGIFGAFFAVQLCIDYVRGVSPDHVAFVGAVSLGLTAISTAILIEEPGTSVTSFGYLQPVSAALVAIGCVFMAWFARQWDGLDVDRRYYPGAIAGLIFVAFGAMAIVLPDFFSTFVSNLQGRVLPIGERGADLTIAEAQPPPNYPQHVFDEFGAAFYTMVVGLLFLGARSVIGREHRAEYTLIAVWTLFLISMSMTQIRFAYYLVLAVAVVNAVFIADGIRLLNVSGSVHSIRNLETYQIIALVMVVMLLFAPLLPPIAAGNTAWDRAEMTGPSGDAMTWEEANEWLQGNTPEPGAWGGADNASELEYYGVYEYPEDGNYEYPVGAYGVMSWWDYGHLVTVQGERIPHSNPFQQNARPSSAFLTAQDEARAELILDAIAAGESPTDESTAELESIVADADDSHEEIRYVMIDHEMAGGKFNAITQWTGPEYDSYIEQRPYVIQGQEQPLWVSSDDYYDTTLASLYLDDATGMEHYRLVHENDDYAIVGAMAEPGTQIPRPQYSLALREYGLESTWGNETMYWQQQLAQAEANGDIYQELGTPIWQGEVVSTVKTFERVEGATLTGSLEDLEGDVDLEGAAVTARAQFETEPGRTFVYEQDGVVEDGTFELTVSYATNDELGPEDGYTASSVEAPEPYAVIVTTEDGEQYVAEIEVPETAVVDGETVDVDDFTSIDELVSPPEETIDEAEDEDEVADEADGDVDDTDEDAAADETDEDEADDDTAEDDETDDTASITSPGVVLAG
- a CDS encoding TVP38/TMEM64 family protein, coding for MASSLPTRALAGAVVLGVVVAAGVVGSPSGTLSTLEVVADDPYLFGLVVAGLYLVRPLLAWPTTPLAVVVGYGYGITLGVPVALVGVVFTVIPVFLAVRWVTDGATTFGSGPLGTTLELTGEAVTRYYETTGPVRGVTVSRLAPIPSDVSTAAAAASGVRLRHLVVGTAVGELPWTVAGVVVGASAATIATAGLGELGVALTVACLFAAAILLAGPAYRLARGRLVRPQSG
- the trpD gene encoding anthranilate phosphoribosyltransferase, with the translated sequence MKEYVERVTDGQDLTQTEARAASRAVFEDATEAQIGALLTALRAKGETEAEIAGFGEGMRAVARRIDPDREPLVDTCGTGGDDHDTINVSTTSAIVAAGAGVPIAKHGNYSVSSSSGSADVLEEVGVEVEAEPPAVEQAIEDDGIGFMLAPVFHPAMAAVIGPRKELGMRTIFNVLGPLTNPAGADAQVVGVYDPDLVPVVARALSRMAVERALVVHGDGTDEIAIHGETVVAEVTRDDVETYTLEPADLGLERRSIDAIAGGSPAANAADLRGIVEGDVEGAKRDVILANAGAAIYVAGAVHSLEEGAERARDAIADGEAAAKLERLRASAPEAR